Proteins from one Fervidobacterium gondwanense DSM 13020 genomic window:
- a CDS encoding heavy metal translocating P-type ATPase translates to MLKKEVILEGLDCANCAAKIEDEVNKLNGVKAYMNFMNKTLTLEIESEQEYKNILQQVKTIVHKHEPDVVVKEKSVNKSNKKVLILEGLDCANCAAKIEAQTQSLEGVNSATVDFVSKKLTIEAVDKKEFGKILGEVTSIVNKLEPDVKIVDAEKKKVNKSIVMLEGLGCANCAAKMEKEISGLEGVEFAAVDFVSKKLTLEISPKVNRSELNEKIEGIVKKIEPDVKVIFEENTSKANVKENNEEEEEGVNKKEIIRLVVGGAIFAVGIIFNFQNWLELTLFIISYIIVGGEVVLRAIKGIARGQVFSEHFLMSIATIGAFFIGEYPEGVAVMLFYLVGELFQNIAVGHSRKSISALMDIRPDYANLKVGDEIRKVSPEEVNIGDIIIVKPGEKVPLDGKVIEGNSMVDTAALTGESVPREVGPGDDVLSGFINKNGVLTIEVTKDYGDSTVSKILDLVQNASSRKAPTEKFITKFARFYTPIVVFGALALAIIPPLVIPGATFSTWIYRALVFLVISCPCALVISIPLGFFGGIGGASKRGILVKGSNYLDALNNVETVVFDKTGTLTKGVFEVVSINPQSDFTKEELIEYAAYAESHSSHPIALSILKAYNKDVDITKIEDYEEIAGHGIRAKVGGKEILVGNSKLMNKENIKYQEVETLGTVVHVAVDKKYAGNIVISDAVKEDSADAIKGLKALGVRNIVMLTGDSKAVGEKIATQLGIDEVYTELLPTDKVEKIEALDAKKSHKGKIVFVGDGINDAPVLARADIGVAMGGLGSDAAIEAADIVIMTDEPSKIVTAIKVAKRTRKIVMQNIVFALGVKAIFLALGAVGVATMWEAVFADTGVAIIAILNAMRVMNTKSI, encoded by the coding sequence ATGTTAAAGAAGGAAGTAATTTTAGAAGGTTTAGATTGCGCAAATTGTGCAGCTAAAATTGAAGATGAGGTTAATAAATTAAATGGAGTCAAAGCCTATATGAACTTCATGAACAAGACATTGACTTTAGAAATTGAATCAGAGCAAGAGTATAAGAATATATTACAGCAAGTTAAAACCATAGTGCACAAGCACGAACCGGATGTGGTAGTGAAAGAAAAATCCGTTAACAAGAGCAATAAAAAAGTATTAATACTTGAAGGACTTGACTGTGCGAATTGTGCTGCAAAGATTGAAGCTCAAACACAAAGCCTTGAAGGAGTAAATAGTGCGACCGTTGATTTTGTATCTAAGAAGCTGACAATTGAAGCGGTCGATAAAAAGGAATTTGGTAAAATTCTTGGAGAAGTAACATCCATTGTAAATAAACTTGAGCCGGATGTTAAAATAGTTGATGCAGAGAAGAAAAAGGTGAACAAAAGCATAGTAATGCTTGAAGGACTTGGCTGCGCGAATTGTGCAGCTAAAATGGAAAAAGAAATAAGCGGTCTAGAAGGAGTTGAATTTGCTGCAGTAGATTTTGTTTCGAAGAAACTAACACTGGAAATAAGTCCGAAAGTCAACCGCTCTGAGTTAAATGAGAAGATTGAAGGCATAGTAAAGAAAATAGAGCCAGATGTAAAGGTCATTTTTGAGGAGAATACATCTAAGGCCAACGTAAAAGAAAATAATGAAGAGGAAGAAGAAGGTGTCAACAAAAAAGAAATCATAAGACTTGTGGTCGGTGGAGCAATATTTGCCGTGGGAATCATCTTTAATTTCCAAAATTGGCTTGAGCTTACCTTGTTTATTATTAGTTATATCATAGTTGGTGGAGAGGTTGTCTTAAGAGCAATAAAAGGTATTGCCCGCGGTCAGGTATTCAGTGAGCATTTTTTGATGAGTATTGCTACCATTGGTGCTTTCTTCATTGGAGAGTATCCAGAAGGTGTAGCAGTTATGCTGTTCTATCTGGTAGGTGAATTGTTTCAGAATATAGCTGTAGGTCACTCCAGAAAATCAATAAGTGCTTTGATGGATATTCGTCCTGACTATGCAAATCTTAAAGTTGGCGATGAGATCAGGAAAGTATCTCCTGAAGAGGTAAACATAGGTGACATCATTATTGTTAAGCCAGGAGAAAAAGTTCCCCTCGATGGCAAGGTTATAGAAGGAAACTCAATGGTTGACACTGCAGCGTTAACAGGGGAATCTGTTCCTCGTGAAGTCGGGCCAGGAGACGATGTATTGAGCGGATTCATTAATAAAAATGGCGTTTTGACAATAGAGGTAACAAAGGATTATGGTGATTCAACTGTATCTAAAATTTTGGATCTGGTTCAGAATGCCAGCAGTAGGAAGGCTCCTACAGAAAAATTTATAACAAAATTTGCGCGTTTCTATACTCCGATTGTAGTCTTTGGAGCATTAGCCTTAGCAATCATACCTCCATTGGTGATCCCCGGTGCAACTTTCTCTACATGGATATATCGAGCCTTAGTGTTCTTAGTTATATCTTGTCCATGTGCGTTAGTAATTTCAATACCATTGGGCTTCTTCGGAGGGATTGGTGGAGCATCGAAGAGAGGTATATTAGTAAAAGGCAGTAACTATCTTGACGCGTTGAACAATGTGGAAACAGTTGTTTTCGATAAGACGGGAACGCTAACCAAGGGTGTATTTGAAGTTGTGAGTATCAACCCTCAAAGTGATTTTACAAAGGAGGAATTGATTGAATATGCAGCATATGCTGAAAGTCACTCAAGTCATCCAATTGCACTATCCATTCTGAAAGCCTATAACAAAGATGTCGATATCACTAAAATTGAAGACTATGAGGAAATTGCAGGTCATGGGATTCGGGCTAAAGTTGGTGGTAAAGAGATTCTTGTCGGAAATAGCAAACTGATGAATAAAGAAAACATTAAATATCAGGAAGTTGAGACTCTAGGTACAGTAGTACATGTTGCAGTAGACAAGAAGTATGCAGGAAATATTGTAATCTCTGACGCAGTGAAGGAAGATTCAGCTGATGCGATTAAAGGATTGAAGGCATTAGGTGTTAGAAATATTGTTATGCTTACTGGTGATTCGAAGGCAGTTGGGGAAAAAATAGCAACCCAACTTGGAATTGACGAGGTGTATACTGAATTGTTACCGACCGACAAGGTAGAAAAAATTGAGGCTCTGGATGCTAAGAAATCTCATAAGGGGAAAATTGTATTTGTTGGAGATGGTATCAATGATGCACCAGTACTTGCGAGAGCTGATATTGGCGTGGCAATGGGCGGCTTGGGGTCTGATGCTGCAATTGAAGCAGCTGATATAGTTATCATGACAGATGAACCATCAAAAATTGTCACTGCAATTAAAGTAGCAAAAAGGACTAGGAAAATTGTGATGCAAAACATTGTGTTTGCATTAGGGGTTAAAGCCATATTCCTTGCACTTGGTGCGGTGGGAGTTGCAACTATGTGGGAAGCTGTATTCGCTGACACGGGTGTGGCAATAATCGCAATATTAAATGCAATGAGGGTAATGAATACAAAAAGTATATAG
- a CDS encoding ArsR/SmtB family transcription factor, with translation MAKKIQPIERCDCDVIHEEIVNKVREKMPQEETLYDLAKLFKVFGDSTRIKILWALDESEMCVCDIAFLLNMTQSAISHQLRVLKQAGLVKSRREGKIVFYSLEDEHVKQIFDQGLIHISEESK, from the coding sequence ATGGCAAAAAAAATTCAACCAATTGAAAGATGCGACTGTGATGTAATACATGAGGAAATTGTAAATAAAGTGCGAGAAAAAATGCCTCAAGAAGAAACTCTATATGATCTAGCAAAACTATTTAAAGTTTTTGGAGATTCAACAAGAATTAAGATACTCTGGGCATTAGATGAATCAGAGATGTGCGTTTGCGATATTGCATTCTTATTAAATATGACCCAATCAGCAATTTCACATCAGCTAAGAGTCTTAAAGCAGGCTGGACTAGTAAAGAGCAGAAGAGAAGGAAAGATTGTATTCTACTCTCTTGAAGATGAACATGTAAAGCAAATATTTGACCAGGGATTAATTCATATTTCAGAAGAAAGTAAGTAA
- a CDS encoding recombinase family protein, whose translation MAVSKNVMIIPAIKRMGNNRKEDETPKLRVAAYCRVSTDSDEQASSYEVQIEHYTEFIKKNSEWEFAGIFADDGISGTNTKNRDEFNRMIDECMAGKIDMVITKSISRFARNTLDCLQYIRKLKDKNVAVYFEKENINTLDAKGEIMLTIMASLAQQESQSLSQNVKLGYQYRYQQGEVMVNCSRFLGYTKDENKRLVIVPEEAEIVKRIYREYLEGSSMDKIKKGLETDGILTGAGKKRWHTSTIRKILSNEKYIGDALLQKTYTVDFLTKKRVVNNGIVPQYYVENNHEAIIPREIFMQVQEELVRRSRGHISTSGKKRNFSSNHVFSQIIFCGECGEIYRRVHWNNRGKKSIVWRCVSRLENTGLTCHSRTVLEDMIGIATVEAINKLIGQKDGFLTILKENIETVISETGNNVVSEIDKKLEELQKDLLRLANSKEDYNDIADEIYRLREERHKALAEEAGKKGSKQRLEDMEKFLNEQSTLLEEYDEQLVRRLIEKITVYDDKLTIEFKSGVEIDIEK comes from the coding sequence ATGGCAGTTAGTAAAAATGTAATGATTATACCTGCAATAAAACGCATGGGCAACAATCGAAAAGAAGATGAAACACCAAAACTTCGGGTTGCTGCTTATTGTCGAGTTTCTACCGACAGCGATGAACAAGCTAGTAGTTACGAAGTGCAGATTGAACATTATACTGAATTTATTAAGAAAAATTCAGAGTGGGAATTTGCAGGGATCTTTGCTGATGATGGTATCAGCGGTACAAATACAAAAAATCGTGATGAATTTAATCGAATGATTGATGAGTGTATGGCTGGGAAAATTGATATGGTTATTACCAAATCAATAAGCCGATTTGCTAGAAATACCTTGGACTGTCTACAATACATCAGAAAACTTAAAGATAAAAATGTTGCGGTATATTTTGAGAAAGAAAATATCAATACACTGGATGCCAAAGGTGAAATTATGCTTACCATTATGGCATCCTTAGCGCAACAAGAGAGCCAGTCACTAAGCCAGAATGTAAAGCTTGGTTACCAATACCGATACCAACAGGGAGAGGTAATGGTCAATTGTTCTAGGTTTTTAGGATATACCAAAGATGAAAATAAGCGATTAGTAATTGTGCCGGAGGAAGCTGAAATTGTTAAAAGGATTTACCGAGAGTATCTTGAAGGCTCCAGTATGGATAAAATCAAAAAAGGACTTGAAACTGATGGCATACTTACGGGAGCGGGGAAAAAAAGGTGGCATACCAGTACTATAAGGAAAATATTAAGCAATGAAAAATACATTGGTGATGCATTGCTCCAAAAAACTTATACGGTAGATTTTCTTACAAAAAAGAGGGTTGTGAATAACGGAATCGTACCTCAGTATTATGTAGAGAATAACCATGAAGCCATTATCCCGCGTGAAATTTTCATGCAGGTACAAGAAGAGTTAGTTCGTAGAAGTAGAGGACATATAAGTACTAGTGGAAAGAAAAGAAACTTTAGTTCAAATCATGTATTTTCGCAAATTATCTTCTGTGGTGAGTGTGGCGAAATATACCGTAGAGTTCATTGGAATAATCGAGGTAAAAAATCGATTGTTTGGAGATGCGTCAGTAGACTTGAGAATACAGGGTTAACTTGTCATTCCCGAACCGTGCTGGAGGATATGATAGGTATTGCTACGGTAGAGGCAATTAATAAACTAATAGGGCAAAAGGATGGCTTTTTAACTATCTTAAAGGAAAATATAGAAACAGTGATAAGTGAAACGGGCAATAATGTTGTTTCCGAGATAGATAAAAAGCTAGAGGAATTACAAAAAGACCTTTTGAGACTGGCCAATTCCAAAGAGGATTATAACGATATAGCCGATGAGATTTACAGGCTCAGAGAGGAAAGACATAAGGCTTTAGCAGAAGAAGCTGGCAAAAAAGGCTCCAAGCAAAGACTAGAAGATATGGAAAAGTTCCTAAATGAACAATCCACCCTCCTTGAGGAGTATGATGAGCAACTAGTAAGGAGACTTATAGAGAAAATAACGGTTTATGATGACAAACTAACTATTGAATTTAAATCTGGTGTAGAAATTGATATAGAAAAATAA
- a CDS encoding recombinase: MRKVAHTPYGYRIENGRAVIDEEKAEKVRSLYRGYLSGLSLSVAAKTAGIDAYHGTAGRMLRNERYLGDDYYPAIIDKETYEKAEAERVKRAKKLGRIFEPKKEDKPTISKKFTIGQVIQKYTNPFTQAEYVYSLIESEGQ, translated from the coding sequence GTGAGAAAAGTGGCACATACGCCTTACGGCTATAGGATAGAGAATGGTAGAGCAGTTATCGATGAAGAAAAAGCTGAAAAGGTTAGGAGTTTGTATAGGGGATACTTATCAGGCCTTTCTTTATCGGTCGCAGCAAAGACTGCTGGAATAGATGCTTATCATGGAACTGCTGGAAGGATGCTAAGAAACGAACGTTATCTTGGTGATGATTATTACCCTGCCATCATTGATAAAGAGACCTACGAAAAAGCAGAAGCAGAGAGGGTAAAGAGAGCGAAAAAGCTAGGTAGAATCTTTGAACCCAAGAAAGAAGACAAACCTACTATTTCTAAGAAGTTTACCATAGGACAAGTAATTCAGAAGTATACAAATCCTTTTACACAAGCGGAGTATGTTTATAGCTTAATAGAAAGTGAGGGACAGTAA
- a CDS encoding recombinase family protein, which produces MKYIFAEVLSGKGTQKVADDLNQMGIPTKRGARWTATTIRGILKNEKYTGDAILQKTYTDSRFNKRTNYGEKNKYLIENHHEAIISHEVFEAVEAALNQRAKEKGIEKRNNKYQNRYSFSGKIICSECGSTFKRRIHSSGARKYVAWCCSKHLKQITECSMQFIRDEDIKKAFVTMMNKLIFGRKLILQPLLEALRGMNKSDNLSRIQELEKQIEKNAEQRELLVKLMAKGYLEPALFNRENNELQMEANNYMEQKEALIHALNGELSKVQEVSNLIKFTNKAEMLSDFNDQLFNDYVEKIIVFSRVEIGFILKCGITLRERM; this is translated from the coding sequence GTGAAGTATATTTTCGCAGAAGTATTATCGGGCAAAGGTACACAGAAAGTTGCAGATGATCTTAATCAAATGGGTATACCTACTAAAAGAGGTGCTCGTTGGACTGCTACTACAATTCGAGGGATATTAAAAAATGAGAAATATACTGGGGATGCTATACTGCAAAAAACTTATACAGATTCCCGATTTAATAAGCGCACCAATTATGGTGAGAAAAATAAATATTTAATAGAAAATCACCATGAGGCAATTATCAGCCATGAAGTATTTGAAGCAGTAGAAGCTGCCTTAAATCAAAGGGCAAAAGAAAAGGGCATAGAAAAGCGTAACAATAAATACCAAAACCGGTATTCTTTCTCTGGAAAAATTATTTGCTCGGAATGTGGTAGTACCTTTAAAAGGCGAATTCATTCATCTGGTGCAAGAAAATACGTAGCCTGGTGTTGTAGCAAACACTTAAAGCAGATAACAGAATGTTCCATGCAGTTTATTCGAGATGAGGATATAAAGAAGGCATTTGTTACGATGATGAATAAGCTGATTTTCGGCAGAAAACTTATTCTACAACCACTATTAGAGGCTTTACGTGGAATGAACAAGTCTGATAACCTTTCAAGAATTCAGGAATTAGAGAAGCAAATTGAAAAAAACGCGGAACAGAGAGAACTGCTTGTAAAGCTTATGGCGAAGGGATATCTAGAACCTGCCCTTTTTAATCGAGAAAACAATGAACTGCAAATGGAAGCAAACAACTATATGGAGCAAAAAGAAGCATTAATTCATGCCTTAAATGGAGAATTATCAAAGGTGCAGGAAGTCAGTAACTTAATAAAATTTACAAATAAGGCTGAAATGTTAAGTGACTTTAACGACCAACTTTTTAATGATTATGTTGAAAAAATAATTGTCTTCTCAAGAGTAGAGATAGGTTTCATTTTAAAATGCGGAATCACACTAAGGGAAAGGATGTGA
- a CDS encoding sulfide/dihydroorotate dehydrogenase-like FAD/NAD-binding protein — MNQEELNNVILRKRKLAYGVHDVWIKNDLIGRQAKPGQFVIVRISEKGERIPLTIAESNGEAFRIVVKAVGKSTYELCSLNEGDILYDVVGPLGKPSEIKYHGNVLIIGGGVGIAAILPIAKALKSAGNNITVIIGARTIQDLILRDEFTFADKLLPTTDDGSFGYKGNVIDAMKIELEKENYNVIWSIGPAIMMKLSSEIATKYNIPIWVSLNSIMIDGTGMCGGCRTVIKTDNSEKIQYVCVDGPEFDGRYVDWDSFIKRLNQYKEQEKLALERYLKEVGEPTWL, encoded by the coding sequence ATGAACCAAGAAGAGCTTAACAACGTGATATTGCGTAAGCGTAAATTAGCCTACGGAGTTCATGATGTCTGGATTAAAAATGATCTCATTGGTAGACAAGCTAAACCTGGTCAGTTTGTTATAGTGAGGATAAGTGAAAAAGGCGAACGCATACCTCTAACGATAGCCGAGTCCAATGGTGAAGCGTTCAGAATCGTTGTCAAAGCGGTTGGGAAATCCACATACGAACTGTGCTCGCTCAACGAAGGCGATATACTTTACGATGTAGTTGGACCACTCGGTAAGCCAAGTGAAATTAAGTATCATGGAAACGTACTAATAATCGGTGGTGGAGTTGGAATAGCCGCTATATTACCAATTGCAAAAGCGCTAAAAAGTGCAGGCAACAACATAACAGTTATAATTGGAGCAAGAACAATCCAAGATTTGATATTAAGAGATGAATTCACATTTGCCGATAAACTTTTACCAACAACAGACGATGGAAGTTTCGGATACAAAGGTAACGTGATAGATGCCATGAAAATCGAGCTTGAAAAAGAAAATTACAACGTAATTTGGTCGATAGGACCAGCTATCATGATGAAACTTTCAAGTGAAATTGCCACAAAATACAACATTCCCATTTGGGTTTCGTTGAATTCTATCATGATAGATGGTACTGGTATGTGTGGTGGTTGCCGAACGGTGATAAAAACTGATAATTCCGAAAAGATACAGTACGTATGCGTTGATGGACCAGAATTCGATGGTAGATACGTTGATTGGGATAGCTTCATCAAAAGGCTAAACCAATACAAAGAACAAGAAAAATTGGCTCTTGAAAGATATCTGAAAGAAGTTGGTGAACCTACATGGCTGTGA
- the gltA gene encoding NADPH-dependent glutamate synthase: MAVKDRVHVPEQPAEIRKTNFLEVSLGYTPELAQQEASRCLQCKIPTCISGCPVGIDIPGFIKEIAKGNFEGSYKILKSYNYLPAICGRVCPQEVQCEGLCILNKIGRSINIGALERFVADWADENNIEYENENTKFQFNISKAKDKKVAIIGSGPAGLTVASELGRYGFTVDIYEALHEFGGVLTYGIPEFRLPKSIVKKEIAALEKLDVRFFKNIPVGYAISVKEILESYDAVFIGVGAGTPKFMGIPGSELNGVYSANEFLTRINLMRAYKFPEYDTPIRIGKKVAVIGGGNTAMDAARSALRLGADVTIIYRRTEAEMPARKAEIEHAKEEGVKFYTLATPVKYIGDENGNLVAIECIRMELGAPDESGRRRPVEIPNSNFILEMDTVIEAIGTEANKFLLSQFPDLKTNKYGYIITDEYGQTSNPKVFAGGDIVTGSATVILAMGAGKKAAQGIMKFLSENR, encoded by the coding sequence ATGGCTGTGAAAGACAGAGTCCACGTGCCAGAACAACCTGCTGAAATAAGAAAAACTAACTTTTTGGAAGTATCGCTCGGTTACACACCAGAATTGGCGCAACAGGAAGCCTCACGATGCTTACAATGTAAAATACCAACGTGTATATCCGGTTGTCCGGTCGGTATCGATATACCGGGCTTTATTAAAGAGATAGCTAAGGGTAATTTCGAAGGTTCGTATAAGATTTTAAAATCTTACAATTATCTGCCAGCAATATGTGGACGTGTATGTCCACAAGAGGTACAATGCGAGGGGTTATGCATTTTAAATAAAATTGGAAGATCAATCAACATAGGTGCACTTGAACGATTCGTCGCAGATTGGGCGGATGAAAACAACATCGAATACGAAAATGAAAATACTAAATTTCAATTCAACATAAGCAAAGCAAAAGATAAGAAAGTGGCTATAATCGGCTCTGGACCAGCCGGATTGACGGTTGCATCTGAACTTGGTAGATATGGTTTCACCGTGGATATATACGAAGCCCTGCACGAATTCGGCGGTGTATTGACGTACGGTATACCAGAATTCAGATTACCAAAATCGATAGTCAAAAAAGAAATTGCCGCACTTGAAAAACTCGATGTGCGATTTTTCAAGAATATACCAGTTGGATACGCTATATCCGTTAAGGAAATCCTCGAATCTTACGATGCCGTTTTCATCGGTGTCGGTGCTGGCACACCTAAATTTATGGGCATACCCGGAAGTGAGTTGAACGGTGTGTATTCTGCCAACGAATTTTTAACAAGGATAAACCTTATGAGAGCGTACAAATTCCCGGAGTACGATACACCTATACGAATCGGCAAAAAAGTGGCTGTAATCGGTGGTGGAAACACCGCAATGGATGCAGCAAGAAGTGCTCTAAGACTTGGTGCAGACGTCACTATAATATACCGTCGAACAGAAGCAGAAATGCCAGCGAGAAAAGCGGAAATCGAACATGCGAAAGAAGAGGGTGTTAAATTTTACACACTCGCAACACCTGTCAAGTACATCGGTGATGAAAATGGTAATTTGGTAGCTATCGAATGTATCAGGATGGAACTTGGCGCGCCTGATGAAAGTGGTAGAAGACGACCTGTTGAGATTCCAAACAGTAACTTTATCTTGGAAATGGATACAGTTATCGAAGCGATAGGTACTGAAGCGAATAAATTTCTGCTCAGTCAATTTCCAGATTTAAAGACAAACAAATACGGTTACATAATAACAGACGAATACGGTCAGACAAGTAATCCGAAAGTCTTCGCTGGAGGAGATATTGTAACAGGTTCAGCAACAGTTATCTTAGCCATGGGAGCTGGTAAAAAAGCTGCGCAAGGTATAATGAAATTCCTATCAGAAAACAGATGA
- a CDS encoding radical SAM/SPASM domain-containing protein has product MSRFVVKIDKYDKIIYYDLLMREIKIVNKNSLNTKFESYDSDERIALMNYINNKIKYSNDTLSITDAITYDCNLSCVYCMQNGPKIDKTQLEIETVKKVELYRKLLSIFNPKSFIITFFGGEPSLKIDYLQQVLEQIESEEKFKQFNIISNGNFVFDDLFSILNHRKFGVIQLTLDGPRELHNARRPRKDGASSWDRIMDNMSKIFCYSNSTVVIHTVLDETNSNFYYKKMLDELVEIFGVKVLSERVIFNIGLLTNPENGGLSLKGINICQKEYAEKYVEAVKSVINFGFRIIDFLNVWPCTYKKESDLVLAPNGDVYNCISGIGVSNFKIANYEEIMSNEEIFIKKYANFLESISHDKTCMSCTFLPICDGGCKYNSFLKQTPKDCWKEFLETLYSSDLIELYVLNQERVIVP; this is encoded by the coding sequence ATGAGTAGATTTGTTGTAAAAATTGATAAATATGATAAGATAATATATTATGATCTTTTAATGCGTGAAATTAAGATAGTAAATAAGAACTCATTGAACACAAAATTCGAAAGTTATGATTCAGATGAAAGAATTGCATTAATGAATTATATTAATAATAAGATAAAATATTCAAACGATACTTTGTCAATAACAGATGCAATTACCTATGATTGTAATTTAAGTTGTGTATATTGCATGCAAAATGGACCAAAAATAGACAAAACCCAACTGGAAATTGAAACTGTGAAGAAAGTGGAACTTTACAGAAAACTTCTCAGTATCTTCAATCCAAAATCATTTATTATTACATTTTTTGGCGGGGAACCTTCGCTAAAAATTGATTATTTGCAGCAGGTTCTTGAACAAATTGAATCTGAAGAAAAGTTTAAACAGTTTAATATAATATCAAATGGAAATTTTGTTTTTGATGATTTGTTTTCAATATTAAACCACAGAAAATTTGGAGTTATTCAGTTGACATTAGATGGTCCAAGAGAGCTCCATAATGCAAGACGTCCACGAAAAGATGGGGCAAGTAGTTGGGACAGAATAATGGATAACATGAGTAAAATATTTTGTTATTCAAATTCAACTGTGGTGATTCATACCGTTTTAGATGAGACAAACTCTAATTTTTATTACAAGAAGATGCTAGACGAGCTCGTTGAGATATTCGGAGTGAAAGTATTATCAGAAAGGGTTATTTTTAATATTGGTTTATTAACGAATCCAGAAAATGGTGGATTATCATTAAAAGGAATCAATATTTGTCAAAAAGAGTACGCCGAAAAATACGTTGAAGCAGTCAAATCTGTGATTAATTTTGGCTTTAGGATCATCGATTTTCTAAATGTTTGGCCTTGCACATACAAAAAAGAATCCGACCTTGTCTTAGCTCCGAATGGTGATGTATACAATTGTATTTCTGGAATTGGAGTAAGTAATTTCAAAATCGCAAATTACGAAGAGATAATGTCTAACGAAGAGATATTCATTAAAAAATATGCTAATTTCTTAGAATCCATTTCTCATGATAAAACTTGTATGAGTTGTACTTTTCTTCCAATTTGTGATGGTGGCTGTAAATACAACTCATTTTTAAAGCAAACTCCGAAAGATTGTTGGAAAGAATTTTTAGAAACATTGTATAGTTCAGATTTAATTGAATTATATGTATTAAATCAAGAAAGGGTGATCGTTCCTTGA
- a CDS encoding ABC transporter ATP-binding protein encodes MSLVLLKGVSKSFGDQRVLENVSLNISEGEFTVLVGPNGAGKSTLLRIMVGLLLPDEGEVNILGFDVKKHWKKLARYIGVVLANERSLYWKLTAWENLDIFGGIYNVPKKKRIERAEELLNFFGLYDDKDKLVEDYSTGMRKKLLLCKALIHQPKILFIDEILNGLDVNAVIQVNSFLEKSSKDGVTVVMVSHILHNLSEDAKIVLLKNGKIELISRYGDIFASKDVYNQLSELFLQSSEYAENE; translated from the coding sequence TTGAGTCTTGTTTTATTGAAAGGTGTTAGTAAATCCTTTGGAGACCAAAGAGTGCTTGAAAATGTAAGTTTGAACATTTCAGAAGGTGAATTCACCGTATTGGTAGGTCCAAACGGCGCTGGTAAGAGTACGCTTTTGCGAATCATGGTAGGTTTACTTTTACCAGATGAAGGTGAAGTGAACATCTTAGGTTTTGACGTAAAAAAGCACTGGAAAAAACTCGCAAGGTATATCGGTGTTGTGCTTGCTAACGAAAGAAGTTTATATTGGAAGCTAACGGCTTGGGAAAACCTTGACATATTCGGTGGAATTTACAATGTTCCAAAAAAGAAGCGAATAGAACGTGCCGAAGAGTTACTTAACTTTTTTGGTTTATACGATGACAAAGATAAGCTCGTTGAAGATTATTCAACTGGAATGCGTAAGAAATTGTTACTTTGTAAAGCTTTAATTCATCAACCAAAGATTCTCTTCATAGATGAGATTTTGAATGGTCTCGATGTTAACGCCGTCATTCAGGTTAATTCTTTTTTAGAAAAGTCGAGCAAAGATGGTGTGACTGTCGTTATGGTAAGTCACATACTGCACAATTTGAGTGAGGATGCAAAGATAGTACTTCTGAAAAATGGAAAAATTGAGCTTATTTCAAGGTACGGTGATATTTTCGCAAGTAAAGATGTTTACAACCAGCTTTCTGAACTCTTTTTGCAATCTTCCGAATATGCTGAAAACGAATGA